A section of the Kluyveromyces lactis strain NRRL Y-1140 chromosome F complete sequence genome encodes:
- the MPD2 gene encoding protein disulfide isomerase MPD2 (similar to uniprot|Q99316 Saccharomyces cerevisiae YOL088C MPD2 Protein disulfide isomerase): protein MKILLCLSLIATVALAIVESVTSLDQFYGVVNNFNATNPTYTVVKYYTNWCSHCKKLKPVFEQLSESSVLSEVDIVDPALTSGINFAFFEVDCELFGNMLCKRLDGFPAVEIIKPLRSELNVTRLEDPRGWIDRLLDTITNAGYDLTWTLDTDRIVTFNGRRNLDVFERFVQAVVTSDQWDRVLQLIVNDNCSDKDELCEDGREYFLKMNDETNCAEKIADIENEMKDLKDVPKDLMLRYMILNKISELNNEEPLEQDEL from the coding sequence ATGAAGATCCTCTTATGTCTATCTCTGATTGCAACCGTTGCCCTCGCAATAGTTGAATCCGTGACGTCGTTAGACCAGTTTTATGGAGTtgtcaacaatttcaatgCTACCAACCCTACGTACACAGTGGTTAAATATTATACCAATTGGTGCTCACATTGTAAGAAACTAAAGCCGGTGTTCGAACAGTTGAGTGAAAGCTCCGTTTTGTCGGAAGTTGATATTGTTGATCCTGCCTTAACATCAGGTATTAATTTTGCCTTCTTTGAGGTTGATTGTGAATTATTTGGTAACATGCTATGTAAACGCTTGGACGGATTTCCAGCGGTAGAAATTATCAAACCATTGAGATCCGAACTAAATGTGACGCGTCTGGAAGACCCTAGAGGCTGGATTGATCGTTTACTTGATACAATTACCAACGCGGGTTATGATCTGACGTGGACTTTGGATACCGACAGGATTGTAACGTTCAATGGTAGAAGGAATTTGGATGTATTTGAAAGGTTTGTGCAAGCAGTGGTAACTTCAGACCAGTGGGATCGTGTATTACAACTGATTGTGAATGATAACTGCTCGGATAAAGACGAATTATGCGAAGATGGCAGAGAATATTTCCTTAAGATGAACGATGAAACAAATTGCGCTGAGAAGATAGccgatattgaaaatgagATGAAGGATCTCAAAGATGTTCCAAAGGATTTAATGCTGAGATATATGATCTTGAACAAAATATCTGAACTTAATAATGAAGAGCCATTAGAGCAAGATGAGTTATAG
- the APD1 gene encoding Apd1p (similar to uniprot|P38281 Saccharomyces cerevisiae YBR151W APD1 Protein of unknown function required for normal localization of actin patches and for normal tolerance of sodium ions and hydrogen peroxide localizes to both cytoplasm and nucleus), with translation MGLIKLLKGFSLQSEADSSATVEKIKEAIDVCDSSECTGDCVNEDADEKDALQKDEGIFAKLKIDHEQPLYGSSTTSKIHFIIPTSQTDWAHDACMEKPGSVQAVMQKWINANSDKYSDIESEGETIRCSVSSLPIDLLDIDVMKNTKNDVLIFPHFLKIKAVKSDLVAELLNEVVPLLLKNERGTLLAKDYIEEIKDNSFILLCSHRTRDKRCGITAPILEKHFNKHLQRHHLYRDNSDFRPGGCRVAYVNHVGGHKFAANVIIYLKKTHQLIWLGRVTPLHAEPLIECLIVPNEPKLPYPEKVRCVAKYKF, from the coding sequence ATGGGATTAATTAAGCTTTTGAAAGGGTTTTCATTGCAGAGCGAAGCGGATTCTTCTGCTACTGTAGAGAAGATCAAGGAGGCTATTGATGTTTGTGATTCAAGTGAGTGCACTGGTGATTGTGTCAATGAAGACGCAGATGAAAAAGATGCATTACAAAAAGATGAGGGAATCTTTGCgaagttgaaaattgaCCATGAACAACCTTTGTATGGATCTTCAACGACTTCTAAAATACATTTTATCATTCCGACATCTCAAACTGATTGGGCGCATGATGCTTGTATGGAAAAGCCAGGATCCGTTCAAGCTGTGATGCAAAAATGGATCAATGCTAATAGTGACAAGTACTCTGATATTGAAAGTGAAGGTGAGACCATTCGTTGTTCAGTATCATCTCTACCGATTGATTTGTTGGATATTGATGTCATGAAGAATACAAAGAATGATGTTCTTATCTTTCCGCATTTCTTAAAGATAAAAGCAGTGAAATCAGATCTTGTTGCTGAGCTTCTTAATGAAGTTGTACCAttacttttgaagaatgaacGTGGAACACTACTAGCGAAAGATTacattgaagaaattaaagacaACTCGTTCATCCTTTTATGTTCTCATAGAACTAGAGATAAGAGATGTGGTATCACAGCTCCTATTCTAGAAAAACACTTTAACAAACATCTACAACGCCATCATCTTTACAGAGATAACTCAGACTTCAGACCTGGTGGTTGTCGTGTGGCTTATGTTAATCATGTCGGTGGCCACAAATTTGCTGCGAATGTTATCATctatttgaagaagaccCATCAATTAATATGGTTAGGAAGAGTAACTCCGTTGCACGCAGAACCACTAATTGAGTGCCTAATTGTACCGAACGAACCAAAATTGCCATACCCCGAAAAAGTTCGTTGCGTGGCTAAGTATAAATTTTGA
- a CDS encoding uncharacterized protein (some similarities with uniprot|Q12180 Saccharomyces cerevisiae YOL089C HAL9 Putative transcription factor containing a zinc finger overexpression increases salt tolerance through increased expression of the ENA1 (Na /Li extrusion pump) gene while gene disruption decreases both salt tolerance and ENA1 expression) gives MIRSITEDAGIPAITSHAEGVTTKPAKKRVSKACDRCRRRKIKCDDLDPVSGKCSNCIKYKVPCTFHYHEEMIRRTNSKAKSRITKFSSDTTKSELHSITNNDNNDNTNSNNNQNNSTNANGSVDTDNNNSSQIDTKNDTNSENNNHNNKSTPSTSNASNAYNPGIIVNPISLKQKANSNGIQRNTMIENLSTVPMTNNNLSEAVLPNNLLSNSNDQTSTSSPSLEQNSVFVHYPNSVPVNSIYQTPLPFNNTPTNGYTSQPGHIDMIPVSIVQNSVLLPQHNQYQPQPLSQHQHPVVPPPVNHSLNQPLQQLPRQRNQQRDNTEHDRQNQQQKATTNATQNITNPQKHRDHHNDPVGNSSLEGMVTQGQLSVLDNKIDILGRKMTLLMDYCTRLDWIGRQCELFINKSEQSLKTEEAKGRNSEVHATPKRYNSCQYTESTLLWLRTKVCPEISKDEYLRPLVPVKAMVSRWYFIQMKRLVKNISDESQLLPIPDSIRCQRIMETYYSLLSAEDLNVIEPKACQKIFEKYFSSKAEEISYSEHLIVNILLSLGSLYARHSLMESNHYRKDKLDFTPEKLFQIENDCYQNSLFYYHKISLVCEGLLSVQALLLLYSYIRSCVSTEAALNIFVVAVKFARDLELCYLDNFNHLPREDFLQIRSIWLYCYLNDSNLSMTLGKPPIIDESDMSVSFGRNYFKTLKAECPISRSPDANVVDAMKDESMVVGWVKINPWYFPVILNYFRACLCKISNKITRYLFSVDVTSVMTFDEIVAKINEIKDDLITYSNNIPLYLRLDNQRTFLARIYHELAESQKIANFKLMSVLMTEINIKRETLFIILANFTRAFFDDNWDIVGGGLRPDCEELSKYFEVNKLHSFKATLKASKAIDFKDYTILLHKQHVFFDLLLVVLSASFYVINNVDSSAAFELLCMLKDLYYRVTNGTSITELHLQQNIKWLVSIFLLSFQLEMGTMHYKNKNALACTYPLDSDRYQLVMKEISVTIGKETEKITAVFNKERSSLSKESSISSNAGKMPTWALLKPFGLADDSTEEMLRSWWDKESQKQVTKQEDTAKMPKGILENAKNSDGKNNLTNSRNYDLGFNFNERWFPPDMRFLSQESFMNSSGRNNSDASYVHPTTLFEDISSLNR, from the coding sequence ATGATCCGTAGCATTACTGAGGATGCTGGTATTCCAGCTATAACTTCTCATGCCGAGGGCGTCACCACCAAACCCGCCAAGAAAAGGGTTTCGAAGGCCTGTGACAGGTGTCGAAGACGGAAGATCAAATGTGATGACTTAGACCCTGTATCTGGGAAATGTTCGAACTGTATCAAATATAAAGTTCCATGCACCTTCCATTACCATGAAGAAATGATACGCAGGACGAATTCCAAAGCCAAAAGCAGAATCACGAAATTCAGTTCCGATACTACTAAAAGCGAATTACACAGTATTAccaataatgataataatgataatactaatagtaataataatcaGAATAATAGCACTAATGCCAATGGGAGTGTCGATACGGACAATAATAACAGTAGCCAGATTGACACTAAAAATGATACTAACAGCGAAAATAATAATCATAATAACAAAAGTACACCGTCTACGTCTAATGCTAGCAATGCATACAATCCCGGAATAATAGTCAATCCTATAAGTCTCAAACAGAAGGCTAATTCTAACGGAATTCAGAGAAACACTATGATCGAGAACCTCTCAACTGTCCCTATGACTAATAATAATCTAAGCGAAGCTGTCCTGCCGAATAAtcttttatcaaattcaaacgATCAAActtctacttcttctccttcaCTCGAACAAAACTCAGTGTTCGTTCATTATCCCAACTCTGTGCCGGTGAATTCCATCTACCAGACTCCTTTGCCATTTAACAACACGCCCACAAATGGTTATACTTCTCAACCAGGTCATATTGACATGATCCCTGTTTCTATTGTCCAGAACTCTGTTCTTCTGCCACAGCATAATCAATACCAACCACAGCCTCTTTCGCAGCACCAGCATCCAGTTGTTCCCCCACCAGTGAATCACTCTTTAAATCAGCCATTGCAACAGCTTCCACGACAACGAAATCAACAGCGAGATAACACCGAACATGATCGACAAAATCAGCAGCAAAAAGCAACTACTAATGCGACTCAAAATATTACAAATCCTCAAAAGCATCGTGATCATCATAATGATCCCGTAggtaattcttctttggaaggGATGGTCACTCAGGGACAACTATCCGTCTTGGATaataaaattgatattctAGGAAGGAAAATGACTTTGCTAATGGATTATTGCACTAGATTGGATTGGATTGGAAGACAATGCGAACTCTTCATAAATAAGTCTGAACAATCGCTTAAAACTGAAGAGGCCAAAGGCAGGAACAGCGAAGTTCATGCAACTCCAAAAAGATATAACTCGTGCCAATATACCGAATCCACATTACTATGGCTTAGAACAAAAGTTTGTCCAGAGATTAGCAAGGATGAATACCTGCGACCTTTAGTTCCTGTGAAAGCTATGGTTTCAAGATGgtatttcattcaaatgaAACGTTTGGTAAAAAATATATCCGACGAATCTCAATTGCTTCCAATTCCGGACTCGATTAGGTGTCAAAGAATTATGGAGACTTACTATAGCCTATTATCGGCAGAGGACTTGAATGTCATTGAACCAAAGGCATGTCAGAAAATTTTTGAGAAGtatttttcttccaaagctgaagaaatatcataTTCGGAACATTTGATTGTCAACATTCTGCTATCCTTAGGTTCGTTGTATGCTAGACATTCTTTAATGGAATCTAACCATTATAGAAAGGATAAGCTTGATTTTACTCCGGAAAAGcttttccaaattgaaaatgactGTTATCAAAACAGTCTTTTCTACTACCATAAAATTTCTTTAGTATGTGAGGGCCTTCTTTCAGTTCAAGCTCTCTTACTACTCTACTCGTATATCAGATCCTGCGTTTCAACGGAAGCTGCATTGAACATTTTCGTTGTAGCTGTGAAATTTGCAAGAGATCTTGAACTTTGCTACTTGGATAACTTTAATCACCTGCCAAGAGAAGATTTCTTACAAATAAGATCGATATGGCTCTATTGTTACTTAAATGACTCAAATCTATCGATGACATTGGGGAAACCTCCAATTATTGATGAATCTGATATGTCAGTATCATTCGGGAGAAACTATTTTAAAACTTTGAAAGCGGAATGCCCTATAAGTCGCTCTCCTGATGCCAATGTTGTGGATGCCATGAAAGATGAATCGATGGTAGTTGGTTGGGTGAAAATAAACCCATGGTATTTTCCTGTCATTTTAAACTACTTTAGAGCGTGTTTATGcaaaatttcaaacaagATCACTAGATACCTATTTTCTGTGGACGTTACAAGTGTTATGacatttgatgaaattgttgCGAAGatcaatgaaatcaaagatgatttgattacATACTCAAACAACATTCCTCTTTACTTAAGGCTTGATAATCAAAGAACCTTTTTGGCCAGAATATATCATGAACTAGCAGAAAGTCAGAAAATTGCGAACTTCAAATTAATGAGTGTTCTAATGactgaaataaatataaaaagaGAGACTTTATTCATTATTCTCGCCAACTTCACACGAGCattctttgatgataattGGGATATTGTTGGTGGTGGGCTCAGACCAGATTGTGAAGAGTTATCAAAATACTTTGAGGTCAACAAATTACATTCATTTAAAGCAACCTTGAAAGCATCTAAAGCTATCGATTTCAAAGACTACaccattcttcttcacaAGCAGCatgtcttctttgatttacTACTAGTTGTCTTATCAGCATCATTCTATGTGATCAATAATGTTGATTCATCTGCCGCTTTTGAATTGCTTTGTATGTTAAAAGATCTTTATTATAGAGTGACGAATGGCACTTCTATAACAGAGCTTCAccttcaacaaaatattaaatGGCTCGTATcaattttccttttatcATTCCAATTAGAAATGGGCACCATGCAttataaaaacaaaaatgcCCTAGCTTGCACGTATCCTTTGGATAGTGACCGTTATCAATTGGTTATGAAGGAGATTTCTGTTACCATTGgtaaagaaactgaaaaaattactgcagttttcaataaagaaagatcATCATTAAGCAAGGAATCGAGTATATCTTCTAATGCCGGAAAGATGCCTACTTGGGCTCTATTGAAACCATTCGGCCTGGCAGACGACTCTACTGAAGAGATGCTCCGATCATGGTGGGATAAAGAGTCTCAAAAGCAAGTAACTAAACAAGAAGATACTGCCAAGATGCCAAAAGGTATCCTGGAAAATGCAAAAAACTCTGACGGCAAAAACAATTTGACTAACTCTAGGAACTACGACTTGGGATTTAACTTTAATGAAAGGTGGTTTCCACCTGATATGAGGTTTCTCAGTCAGGAATCATTTATGAATTCAAGTGGTAGAAACAATTCTGATGCTAGCTATGTTCATCCAACAACTTTATTCGAGGACATAAGTTCATTAAATAGGTAA
- a CDS encoding threonine/serine exporter family protein (some similarities with uniprot|P42946 Saccharomyces cerevisiae YJL108C PRM10 Pheromone-regulated protein predicted to have 5 transmembrane segments): MSSSYGNNGDKNNHEKFGFNLLRKKPQQPSNRSERRADDSSSSEDEAGPSSNYVSSSQLNLPSFRPSGGSTDELNRANRTNVGSSDARYSPRTASNTESGNRRQQMIEDDAIATIRDNSGAARCFDDDDEEEEEHQEQKDSGENPADISPRTSGVTKKLQFKSHPSIIPEDTATQDGGEYYEEKDAEKEDQDDSVSTQSSESKMDHFRHLFRRRSTARPHQETNDGRNSAESHSKGGMRNLNGADDEVEDGGFLSKFLSLTGGGLTPAVNNTDPSGENDHERNAGQNNLEDPIPMSDIAATAQQIVQAHSMMAGKSAPGTQHGASGSASSEHPNGEHNLGTEAGVTSPFEPVSPFNQSTDGETMVSSHQDDAFYVPATNHYDDIDDPDDLEPLGIEGSYIAPVDRVRGGVLGSLLKLYQNQDDQYTKSQLSLNDSSIEQTPEPVDQAGKSDQKTGKKIYNPFHKHSKSQTNVSGANKSGSSMNLPNFKATRPKAAAKNLVKAKNFKKKAAAEARITVHIADLLQRQRFILRLCKALMLYGAPTHRLEEYMVMTSRVLEIDGQFLYVPGCMIISFGDMTTRTSEVQLVRCNQGLNLWKLHGVHSVYKQVVHDIMSVEDANMEIDRILTGKNLYPPWVSVLLYAFCSSMVTPFAFGGDWINMAVAFGIGLCVGSLQFIVSQKSNLYSNVFEVTASIVVSFCGRALGSIPNSNICFGATVQGSLALILPGYIILCGSLELQSRNLVAGAVRMFYAIIYSLFLGFGITLGAALFGWIYHDATNETSCSKNISPWFRFIFVPCFSIGLGLINQARWTQLPVMTLISCCGYVVTYFSGKHFANSTEFTSAMAAFVIGILGNLYSRIWKGFAVSAMLPAIFVQVPSGVASQSSLLAGVQSANAIVNNSTTTVVQDDLSGSMSFGVTMIQVSIGISVGLFASTLFIYPFGKKRTGLFTL, from the coding sequence ATGTCGTCATCCTATGGAAACAATGGTGACAAGAACAATCATGAAAAGTTTGGATTCAATTTACTCCGTAAGAAGCCACAGCAGCCTTCGAATAGATCTGAGAGAAGAGCTGACGACTCAAGTTCAAGTGAGGATGAAGCAGGACCAAGTTCGAATTACGTGTCTAGCTCTCAGCTGAATTTACCCAGTTTTAGACCCTCCGGAGGGTCCACAGATGAATTAAACAGGGCAAACAGGACAAACGTCGGTTCCTCTGACGCAAGATATTCACCCAGAACTGCATCCAATACAGAGTCTGGCAATCGTAGACAACAGATGATCGAAGATGATGCGATAGCTACCATCAGAGATAATTCAGGAGCTGCCAGGTGtttcgatgatgatgatgaggagGAGGAAGAACATCAAGAGCAAAAAGATTCTGGTGAGAATCCAGCTGATATTTCACCAAGAACATCAGGAGTTACGAAGAAACTTCAGTTCAAATCACACCCAAGTATCATTCCTGAAGATACCGCAACTCAAGACGGTGGAGAATACTATGAGGAGAAGGATGCTGAAAAAGAGGATCAGGATGATTCAGTTTCCACCCAGTCTTCTGAAAGTAAGATGGATCATTTTAGACATCTATTCAGGAGAAGATCAACTGCTCGCCCACATCAAGAAACTAATGATGGTCGAAATTCCGCTGAATCTCATTCAAAAGGTGGAATGAGGAATTTGAATGGAGCTGATGACGAAGTGGAAGATGGCGGATTCCTTTCCAAGTTCTTAAGCTTAACAGGAGGTGGATTGACTCCAGCTGTCAATAACACTGACCCATCGGGAGAAAATGATCATGAACGTAATGCAGGCCAGAACAATCTTGAAGACCCTATTCCAATGTCAGATATCGCGGCTACCGCCCAGCAGATAGTTCAAGCACATTCTATGATGGCTGGTAAGTCAGCACCTGGTACACAACATGGAGCCTCTGGAAGTGCATCATCAGAACATCCCAATGGAGAACACAATCTCGGAACAGAAGCGGGTGTTACCTCTCCTTTTGAACCTGTATCACCATTTAATCAGTCAACGGACGGGGAGACTATGGTATCTTCTCACCAAGATGATGCTTTCTATGTTCCTGCAACCAACCACTACGATGATATAGATGATCCTGATGATCTGGAGCCTTTAGGGATTGAAGGCTCCTACATTGCACCAGTAGATAGAGTTAGAGGTGGTGTTTTGGGATCCTTACTAAAACTATACCAAAATCAAGACGATCAGTACACAAAGTCTCAGCTCTCCTTAAATGATTCCTCGATAGAACAAACCCCAGAGCCTGTGGATCAAGCTGGAAAATCCGATCAAAAAACGGGGAAAAAGATTTACAATCCATTTCATAAGCATAGTAAATCTCAAACTAACGTTTCTGGCGCTAACAAATCTGGTTCTTCTATGAATTTACCAAATTTTAAAGCTACTAGACCCAAAGCGGCCGCTAAGAACTTAGTGAAAGCcaaaaacttcaagaaaaaggcTGCAGCTGAAGCCAGAATCACCGTTCATATTGCGGACTTGTTGCAAAGGCAAAGATTTATTCTACGTCTCTGTAAAGCATTGATGTTGTACGGTGCCCCTACCCATAGATTGGAAGAGTATATGGTAATGACCTCTCGTGTCTTAGAGATTGACGGTCAATTCCTTTATGTGCCTGGGTGTATGATCATTTCTTTCGGTGATATGACTACCAGAACATCTGAAGTGCAATTGGTAAGATGCAATCAAGGTCTTAACTTATGGAAATTACATGGTGTCCATTCAGTTTATAAACAAGTTGTTCATGATATTATGAGCGTTGAGGATGCCAATATGGAAATTGACAGAATTCTGACTGGTAAGAATTTGTATCCACCATGGGTCTCAGTTCTGTTGTATGCATTCTGCTCGTCAATGGTTACACCATTTGCATTCGGTGGAGATTGGATTAATATGGCAGTCGCGTTTGGTATCGGGCTTTGTGTTGGTTCCTTGCAGTTCATTGTATCCcaaaaatcaaatctttactCCAATGTGTTTGAAGTGACTGCCTCCATTGTCGTCAGTTTTTGCGGTAGAGCGTTGGGTTCTATTCCAAACTCCAATATTTGTTTCGGTGCCACTGTTCAAGGTTCATTGGCTTTAATTTTGCCTGGTTATATCATTTTATGTGGTTCGTTGGAACTTCAAAGTAGAAATTTGGTTGCCGGTGCTGTCAGAATGTTCTACGCCATCATCTACTCCTTATTTTTAGGTTTTGGTATTACATTGGGAGCTGCATTGTTTGGTTGGATCTACCATGATGCCACCAACGAAACCTCGTGTTCAAAGAACATTTCCCCATGGTTTAGATTCATCTTTGTTCCTTGCTTTTCAATCGGTTTGGGTTTGATTAACCAAGCTAGGTGGACGCAGTTGCCTGTCATGACACTCATCTCATGTTGTGGTTATGTTGTGACGTACTTTTCTGGTAAGCATTTTGCAAATTCAACAGAATTCACATCTGCTATGGCGGCGTTCGTTATTGGTATATTAGGTAACTTATACTCAAGAATCTGGAAAGGGTTTGCTGTTTCTGCCATGTTGCCAGCTATCTTCGTTCAAGTGCCAAGTGGTGTTGCATCTCAAAGCTCTCTATTAGCAGGTGTACAAAGTGCCAATGCCATCGTGAACAATAGTACTACTACTGTCGTTCAAGACGATCTTTCTGGATCCATGTCTTTCGGTGTCACGATGATTCAAGTTTCAATTGGTATCTCTGTCGGATTATTTGCATCAACATTATTTATATACCCATTCGGTAAGAAGAGAACAGGGCTTTTTACATTATAG